A single window of Sphaerodactylus townsendi isolate TG3544 linkage group LG03, MPM_Stown_v2.3, whole genome shotgun sequence DNA harbors:
- the LOC125428814 gene encoding uncharacterized protein LOC125428814: protein MENQVPDAGRPVSPPNSEGHCEGQPQEPRTAERRATRERTRLRRVGVLADFARAMVEQGEERRQARLEERRESRRRFDTLMSAIDRGNSVIESMVDMLSQRVASRERSNTILETLVGHVQRSLAAGELSIDLPARPTTAATPGRPFQAASPAHLSSVHREVVQDPFRDLRFLFSGAPEERATCPLLVPDAPEANGSDSERNSIPDETDRENRPPATRPLFCPPSRDKSSCEGKASTRKSHVLAQSNTGPPAKRERSLEGMEQSASRDAGEHNMGRVGSGRARRQKPIFDL, encoded by the exons ATGGAAAATCAAGTCCCTGATGCAGGCAGGCCCGTGTCACCGCCAAATAGCGAAG GGCACTGTGAAGGACAGCCACAGGAGCCGAGAACAGCAGAACGCAGGGCCACCCGGGAGAGAACCAGACTGCGGCGTGTGGGGGTTCTGGCGGACTTTGCTCGTGCTATGGTAGAGCAGGGTGAGGAGCGCAGACAGGCACggctggaggaaaggagggagtccCGTCGGCGCTTTGACACACTAATGAGTGCCATAGATAGGGGAAACAGTGTAATAGAGAGCATGGTGGACATGTTGAGTCAGAGAGTTGCCTCGAGGGAGCGTTCAAACACGATTTTGGAAACATTGGTAGGCCATGTGCAGCGGAGTCTGGCTGCAGGAGAGCTTAGCATTGATTTGCCGGCTCGGCCGACCACCGCTGCCACACCAGGGCGACCTTTCCAGGCAGCCTCGCCAGCCCATTTGTCCAGCGTCCACAGAGAGGTTGTCCAAGATCCATTTAGGGACCTTCGTTTTTTATTTTCTGGAGCACCAGAAGAGAGAGCAACATGTCCACTGTTAGTTCCAGATGCTCCAGAGGCGAATGGCAGCGACTCGGAACGTAACTCCATACCTGATGAGACTGACAGGGAGAACCGGCCACCGGCCACACGTCCCTTGTTCTGCCCGCCTTCACGGGACAAGTCGTCTTGCGAAGGCAAGGCAAGCACACGCAAAAGCCATGTGCTGGCCCAGAGTAACACTGGCCCTCCCGCTAAACGTGAGCGTTCCCTGGAGGGAATGGAGCAGTCAGCATCCAGGGATGCTGGGGAACACAATATGGGGAGGGTGGGCAGTGGTAGGGCACGCAGGCAGAAACCAATATTTGACCTGTGA
- the LOC125428838 gene encoding myb/SANT-like DNA-binding domain-containing protein 2 produces the protein MWFLQGTEESGGCSGVPLSGSDAEPSSQSERSGLCETATGFAMAGMHASATAAGFLGGSYSKGPGRGVAWQHDETRDLIGIWGKEEVQRTLKSSYRNMDVFEKVAAEMSKRGHSRTAIECRTKAKSLKRDFKRVVQHNKISGNRPKTLPFYKELDIIVGNNRNINPPEQSRAVVCVAGNTRGPAASNPPPVSHPKLETINEMDIRASSPSQLASGKQVKSLFLGGSCASPCVCSAIPAV, from the exons ATGTGGTTCCTCCAGGGCACTGAAGAATCAGGCGGCTGTTCTGGTGTCCCCTTGTCAG GGAGTGAcgcagagccttccagccaatcggAGCGCAGCGGGCTGTGCGAAACAGCGACTGGTTTTGCAATGGCTGGAATGCATGCATCTGCCACCGCTGCTGGATTCTTAGGGGGGAGCTACAGCAAAGGGCCTGGGAGAGGTGTCGCGTGGCAACACGACGAAACTAGGGACCTCATTGGGatatggggaaaggaggaggtgcAGAGGACCCTGAAGAGCAGCTACAGAAACATGGATGTGTTTGAAAAGGTGGCTGCCGAAATGAGTAAAAGGGGTCACAGCAGGACTGCCATTGAGTGCCGCACAAAGGCGAAGTCACTGAAGAGGGACTTTAAACGTGTTGTGCAGCATAACAAGATTTCAGGGAACCGTCCCAAAACGCTGCCCTTCTATAAGGAACTGGACATTATAGTGGGTAACAACAGAAACATCAACCCCCCAGAGCAATCGAGAGCCGTGGTGTGTGTTGCGGGCAACACAAGAGGTCCTGCAGCCTCAAACCCTCCACCCGTCTCTCACCCCAAATTGGAGACCATCAATGAGATGGACATCCGCGCCTCAAGTCCGTCTCAACTGGCCTCCGGTAAGCAAGTCAAATCTCTTTTTCTTGGAGGTTCCTGCGcttctccatgtgtgtgcagCGCAATTCCTGCCGTGTGA